Proteins from a genomic interval of Clostridium sp. AN503:
- a CDS encoding SpoIIIAH-like family protein → MKERKPGKHLKDVNMKKLFRRNQIIITTLAIMIAAAGYLNYAGKKELEASADNTVYQAGSMEISDEDLLAENQAASYDVMGEIEEAQPQATGENLQAEAVGNPQAEAAGAADAGAGQGTQLAEIESWDEGEEAGMDNPGEAVLTSGLTVSDYIANVQLNREQIRAKNKETLNSIINNTAIEEAAKQEAIQNMIAMTAIAEKENAAETLLQAKGFADPVVSLTDGKVDVVINAATITDQQRAQIEDIVKRKTEVPADGIVITLLNLEE, encoded by the coding sequence ATGAAGGAAAGGAAACCGGGAAAGCATCTGAAAGATGTGAATATGAAAAAACTGTTCAGGAGGAATCAGATCATCATTACGACCCTTGCGATCATGATCGCGGCGGCGGGATATCTGAACTATGCAGGCAAGAAGGAGCTGGAGGCAAGTGCGGACAACACGGTGTATCAGGCAGGCTCCATGGAGATTTCAGATGAAGACCTTTTAGCGGAAAACCAGGCGGCCAGCTATGATGTTATGGGTGAGATTGAAGAAGCCCAGCCCCAGGCAACCGGGGAGAATCTTCAGGCAGAGGCTGTGGGCAATCCGCAGGCAGAAGCCGCCGGCGCAGCCGATGCGGGAGCGGGCCAGGGCACCCAGCTGGCGGAGATTGAGAGCTGGGATGAGGGTGAGGAGGCCGGAATGGATAATCCGGGTGAAGCGGTCCTTACCAGCGGGCTTACGGTATCTGACTACATAGCAAACGTGCAGCTCAACCGCGAGCAGATCCGTGCCAAGAATAAGGAGACCTTAAACAGTATCATCAACAACACAGCGATCGAGGAGGCTGCCAAGCAGGAAGCCATCCAGAATATGATCGCCATGACTGCCATTGCGGAAAAAGAGAATGCCGCAGAGACTCTTCTGCAGGCCAAAGGCTTTGCTGATCCGGTGGTCAGTTTGACCGACGGGAAGGTGGATGTGGTGATCAACGCTGCCACCATTACGGACCAGCAGCGCGCCCAGATCGAGGATATCGTAAAGCGCAAGACCGAAGTCCCGGCTGACGGTATCGTGATCACTCTGCTGAACCTGGAGGAATAA
- a CDS encoding helix-turn-helix domain-containing protein, whose amino-acid sequence MGDIYFQNREAYKKEFDCSLGFAMAVIGSKWRAVILWHIMKASPIRYGELKSRIKGISHKVFTEELRQLEEDGLIKRTAFATVPPKVEYTVTELGETLEPALTELCNWGRRYMQ is encoded by the coding sequence ATGGGGGATATTTATTTTCAGAACAGAGAAGCTTATAAAAAAGAATTTGATTGTTCTCTCGGCTTTGCCATGGCAGTGATCGGAAGCAAATGGAGGGCGGTTATCCTGTGGCATATAATGAAAGCTTCACCGATCCGTTATGGAGAGCTGAAATCCCGGATCAAAGGAATCAGCCATAAGGTCTTTACGGAGGAGCTGAGACAGCTGGAGGAAGATGGACTGATCAAACGGACAGCATTTGCGACCGTGCCGCCAAAGGTCGAATATACTGTCACAGAATTAGGAGAGACTTTGGAGCCTGCATTGACTGAGTTGTGCAATTGGGGGAGAAGGTATATGCAGTAG
- a CDS encoding PhzF family isomerase, with translation MGKIYHLYQTDAFTKKCFTGNPAGVITNADGLSDLQMQQIARELNNSETAFIFRKSGGDSDIQVRFFTPVREVPICGHATIAAHYTYAMENHLPADCRILQKTKAGILPVDICRKGNDYLITMTQGDVQIGSPLSPEYQSMIVHALGLKKEDLRTDCPMVIASTGHSKVMVGIKNLKQLHSLQPDFAGLSRISEIIGCNGYYVFILDEGNTPLVHGRMFAPVIGIAEDPVTGNANGPLGAYLVHFGIADVHHGQFSFEAVQGEAIGRTGTMTVHVSVVDKKPVSVQISGNAVIVFSADLELS, from the coding sequence ATGGGCAAAATTTATCACCTGTATCAAACAGACGCGTTTACAAAAAAATGCTTTACCGGAAACCCTGCAGGAGTCATAACCAACGCAGACGGTCTGTCTGATCTGCAAATGCAGCAGATCGCCAGAGAATTGAACAATTCAGAAACAGCTTTTATATTTAGAAAGTCCGGAGGAGACTCCGATATCCAGGTGCGCTTTTTTACACCTGTCCGCGAAGTGCCCATCTGCGGACATGCCACCATAGCAGCGCACTATACCTATGCTATGGAAAATCATCTGCCTGCTGACTGCCGGATTTTGCAGAAAACGAAAGCGGGAATCCTTCCCGTTGATATTTGCCGAAAAGGCAACGATTATCTGATCACTATGACGCAGGGGGATGTGCAGATCGGTTCACCGCTTTCCCCGGAATATCAGAGTATGATCGTCCATGCACTGGGTTTAAAAAAAGAAGATCTCCGCACAGATTGCCCGATGGTGATCGCTTCAACCGGTCATTCAAAAGTAATGGTTGGCATAAAAAATCTGAAACAGCTCCACAGCTTACAGCCCGACTTTGCCGGACTGTCCCGTATCAGTGAAATCATTGGATGCAATGGTTATTACGTCTTCATCCTGGATGAGGGAAATACCCCTCTCGTCCACGGCCGTATGTTTGCTCCCGTCATCGGGATTGCAGAAGATCCCGTAACCGGCAATGCCAACGGTCCGTTGGGCGCGTATCTTGTTCATTTCGGCATAGCGGACGTTCATCACGGACAATTCTCTTTTGAAGCGGTCCAGGGGGAAGCCATCGGCCGGACCGGGACTATGACAGTCCATGTGTCCGTCGTTGATAAAAAACCTGTCAGCGTTCAAATATCCGGAAATGCCGTTATTGTTTTTTCGGCGGATTTGGAACTTTCATAA
- a CDS encoding stage III sporulation protein AG produces MWKFKSWKGKDKWLFLLTIGVILCILAIPTGSGSGIFGGGDSPGSAKKTGAETEADGAGSDADVGAEAKVTDKAIPSAAKPASDYEQQLEQRVKDILKNVDGVGEVEVMIVLRSSAEKVIHVDGSSSRSITDETDSSGGARKIESEEQETSTVLTTVGGNNGPIVEKELYPEISGIVISASGGGSPRVQEEISSAMQALFGLPAHKIKVLKRVE; encoded by the coding sequence ATGTGGAAATTCAAATCGTGGAAGGGTAAGGATAAATGGCTGTTTCTGCTGACCATCGGAGTTATTTTATGCATTCTGGCGATCCCTACAGGCAGCGGGAGCGGCATCTTCGGCGGCGGGGATAGCCCTGGAAGCGCAAAAAAGACCGGAGCGGAAACGGAGGCAGACGGAGCCGGTTCGGATGCAGATGTGGGAGCGGAAGCAAAGGTCACGGATAAGGCCATCCCTTCCGCTGCAAAACCGGCCTCCGACTATGAGCAGCAGCTGGAGCAGCGGGTAAAGGATATCCTGAAAAATGTGGATGGCGTGGGAGAGGTGGAGGTGATGATCGTCTTAAGATCCTCCGCGGAAAAAGTGATCCATGTGGACGGCAGCAGCAGCCGGTCCATCACAGATGAGACGGACAGCAGCGGGGGCGCGCGCAAGATTGAGAGTGAGGAGCAGGAGACGAGCACCGTGCTGACTACGGTGGGCGGCAACAACGGCCCGATCGTAGAGAAGGAGCTGTACCCTGAGATATCAGGAATCGTGATCAGCGCGTCCGGAGGAGGAAGCCCAAGAGTGCAGGAGGAAATTTCTTCTGCCATGCAGGCGCTGTTCGGACTGCCGGCTCATAAGATAAAGGTGCTGAAGCGGGTGGAATAA